The sequence below is a genomic window from Ctenopharyngodon idella isolate HZGC_01 chromosome 11, HZGC01, whole genome shotgun sequence.
tcaaagtaacatccacatggatggcaggacccaaggtttcccagcagaacattgcccaaagcatcacactgcctccgccggcttgccttctttccatagtgcatcctggtgccatgtgttccccaggtaagcgacgcacacgcacccagccatccacgtgatgtaaaagaaaacgtgatttacagaccaggccaccttcttccattgctccgtggtccagatCTGATGCCCACttttggctctttcggcggtggacaggggtcaacATGGGCACCCTAACTGGTCTGTGGCTgtgcagccccatatgcaacaaactgggatgcactgtgtattctgacacctttctatcagaaccagcattaacttcttgaacagtttgagctacagtagctcatctgttggatcagaccatacgggccagccttcactccccacatgcatcagtgagccctggccgcccatgaccctgtcgccggttcaccactgttccttccttggaccacttttgatagattctgaccactgcagaccgggaactcCCCACAAGAGCTGAAGTTTTGGAGACGAtctcatctagccatcacaatttgccccatttttcctgcttctaacacatcaactttgaggacaaaatgttcacttgctgcctaatatatcacccactaacaggtgccgtgatgaagagataatcagtgttattcacttcacctgtcagtgctcataatgttatgcctgatcggtgtatacaACTCGAAATTTAAAACATGTGTAtgtggaaattaacattaacctagattGATAAATGTTATATTGCTCATTGCTTTTTCGTGATACCTGATTTAGCTAatcttaaaggtatagttcactcaaaaatgaaaattatcccataatttactcaccctcaagccatcctacgtgtatatgactatcttcttttagCCAAACTCGGagttatgttaaaaaatatcctggctcttcctaGCTTTATAATTGTGGTGAATGGTACGTTAGATTTTGAAccccaaaaaaagtgcatccatccatcataaaagtaatccatacggctccagggggttaataaatgccttctgaagcgaagtgatgcgtttttgtaagacaaatatctatatttataactttataaactataatcactggcttccggtaaTGGTCGTACACGAGTCTAGGTCCAGcgaaagagtgacctctgacccgacgcatgatgtaggagtagcataaacttaggtgagagtagacgcctctcgcagttcaaacaagtagggctgggcaacaaactcaagctcctcttctcttttatttgtgaccggtgttttgttttgctctatcctctggaTTCCCTCTTTTTGGGGGCTTTAAAATCTaaggtaccattcactcccattataaagcttggaagagccaggatattttttaatataactctgattgtgttcatctgaaagaagatagtcatatacacctaggatggcttgagggtgagtaaatcatgggctaaccctttaactaatttAACTGTTTCATAGGCTGTTAGATGATGAGGTACACTAATCATATAAACAGATGTTTGTCTTATATGTTGGATGTGTTTGATTGACATGATTATTTGTTTGGTTTCAGAGAAACTGAAGGTGTTCCCAGCACTGCCATACGTGAGATCTCTCTGCTAAAAGAGCTCAATCACCCAAACATAGTCAAGTATGAGCAATGTCTAAAACCTTAGTCCTATTCATGATTTTGATCAGTGCATAACTAGTCCTGTGTTCACATCATGATGTAGAGTAAACAAACTTCTTAAGTCTCACAGTGGCTGTTTTCTCGCCCACAGATTGCGTGATGTGATACACACAGAAAATAAGCTTTACTTGGTGTTTGAATTTCTTCACCAAGACCTGAAGAGGTTTATGGACTCATCCTCTGTTTCTGGCATATCTTTGCCACTCGTGAAGGTGAGTTTAGAGCTGCGTTTACTCTGCAAGTCTTAATGGACTGATCtgatcttttgaccatatcagattttttttatttattttttgtcccGCCTGTTTACATTCCCTTTAGACACGACTGGTAGCtgatatctgtgtttacattaatcccTGCCCAAAATGTTGTTGGTGGTCGCTTTACTATGCAACATGGTTGACACTCAGATTTTGAACGGCTgtactaaaattatttatataattcacATCAGGTGGCCATGATTATTTGCCAGCATAGATTAGTTAAAAGCTGTCATCCATGTTTGCAGCGCCAAATCTGACTGAACGGATATAGACCTGGGGTCCGTTCTTCGTACCTCGCTTAATAcatctgagatgatttgacagatgcTAGATCTTCTAATCGTGATAACTGATCTCTGGctaatttggttcttcaaaCAAATTTGGGGATTGGATTAAAATCTCAGGATTAAGTTGTCTGAGATTACTGCACGTTCTCGTGTTCCTTGAAAAGGGACGTATCGATACTCGAAAGCACGATCAGCAATGCAGCGATTGGCTGGGGGCAAGACAGCAACATAATGACgtcatataattagaaaaaAACTCGACGAATTTCTGgacctttataatgaaacagCCAAGCGAACAAAATGACAGAATgacataaatgttaaaatatataaatgaaatgtgcactgtttttatttttgttttacatgaTTCACAAGCATTTGTAGAgtcatgacatttttatttcaatgttgtaattcgcaattcatttaattttatctttGAAGCAGATTTGTTACGTGACAGaattagttaaagttttaattaaaaattaaatatagtcAAGATCAAGTTATCTGCATCTCCTGCACTGCATCAGGCCACTCCCATAATAGCTGTCACCACTCAAATTAATGCACGGCTCAGAATAACTGTACAGCATGTGTGTAAGACTCCaatacaattataaattattCCATCATAAATAAAACTTTCAATGAGTAAAACTTGCTGTGTCTATAGTTTATAATGTTGTGtctataatattattttcaaattaatttgtaaattattataattttaaatgattgtcCCTGGATAAGTAGAGTACTCTTGAAATAAATTAGCAGTGGCTGGGACAGATTTTAAGCATCAATTCCGCTTAAAAAGGTGCAatctaatcctgtttacatgaaatacGCCTGCTCACAAGCAGGTTTAAGCTTACAGACCTGTTGCTATGGCAGAATGTCCAGGATGAGCGTCGAAGAACCGAACAATCCAAGATCATAACAAATCGTCATCAGTCAAATCCAGCTAACCGAGTTAGAGACGTTCGAAGAGCGGGCCCCTGAAAATAACTATTcacactccgcacaaacacttgaatagcccacatttttctaggttaacgttaaagcaagcggccatgtaaagttgctactacttacatgtttcaggtgtatatgtataaaatgccttcttttatcaattttcaattttcttgttttgtttgtccCATAGATGGCTCAGCTAAACAGGCCTATAAGAGACTATTAACTGCTATTATTCTAtttaattataggcctactaatgtctaattaaaacatctacaaatttataaaactgataagagatcaggtaaaacctGTAGACttgattcatgggttcacagagatcatcgccccccagtggtgaaccattgaaatttaaaaaaaatttccaaACACTTCTGACATAaggaagcctcgtttactgaaatcatgtgactttggcagtttgatacatgatccaaaccactgattcgaaacaaaagattcgtaaagcttcaaagcttcatgaagcagtgttttgaaatcgcccatcactagaaattgttgaataaagtcgttaatttgttttttttggtgcacaaaaagtattctcgtcgcttcataacattaaggttgaaccactgcagtcacatgaactgttttaaatatgtcttcagtAGCTTTCTGCGCATTGAAAGTACTTgccggttatggtaaggggcattgcatttctgataaacactctaagaagtagaccaatcacaacagactggagctggctgaccaatcagagcaaacTGTGCTTTTTGGAAGGCAGGTTTTAaagaaactgaaactaaaacagcATTCAGACAGAGGGTGTAAACAGGTACTGCAACAATGttaattttaagaaaaatgaGCTTTTTGGACATTAAATGATGTAACCGTATTCTAGTTGATCccataaacaaaattatgaactTATTAAGCATAATAGGAAGCCTTGAAGCAGAATTAagcaaaatttgtttatattaaaattgtgCTCTATAGGTCAGTTTTGGCTCTGAGGAGCTAGAACTAGGACCATCCTGTGCCAagtttctgtaaaaaaacaaatttaaatcatttattgtACATTAAAGGGATGTGCCGCATGACCGCCCCAATGCCACATTTTTGCACATGTGAAGGGGTCTGTTTTACATGAAAATTGGGACAGAGGTGAAGTACAAAGCcatttttacaaaagaaataatagtttaggagccaaatgttgCATCGTGAATATGTGGAAATATTTGGATTCATGCACAAGTCTGCGTGGACACAAAAATCTGACTGCACGTGGATGGTGTGGCGTAGGTATGCGTATTCAACTTAAACACAATTTGTGCTTGTTAGACAAGATAAGGCAtatcaagtttatttgtatatctCATTTCCTACATGCTGGTAATTCAGTTTCACTTTAAGTTTGTTTAGGatttgtgtttataatgttGTTAATGATAAAAGACACcatgatttattttatacttttatttttaattcttgtTCTTGTTCTTTAAGGAGTGAGGAGagctaaaatgcatatttatagTGTTTGTAgacatttagttttatttaccgGTATTTGTCGTTATTCctgaatataataaaaaatgtgactTGTAAGGCCtttttacacctggtcacttaaTGCGctttctctgatcggataggTATCTGatcacttcaggaggtggtctgggaTGCATTCCAGACGAAATTGCacaagtgtaaatgcatctggttgttgaaaccacatatgtaaattcccaaaatggtaaaaaataaatgtgtgagcGTGTTATAGGCTATATGACATGTTGTAGACCAATATAACAGCGCTACTGCAGCATGCATCGCCGTAATTTAAAGTTCGACATTGCAGATGCTCAacacacaatcatcttcattaaaagtagtgAGACTTAAGGATTGCATTGACGTGATATTCGTTGATGTGAACCCTGTTGAATTTGCATATAGCGTGGGAATTGAAGATTGTatatgtggccaagtgtaaatggaagagttttaacaaatcagatagctatccgatcagtaaaaatgcatgaggtgaccaggtgtaaataggCCCATACACTGATGTGACTTGTCTGgggttttttctctctcaacaATGAAAGTTTGTCCTGGTGTGACGTATTACTAttaggcttacaatgcttttgggaaatgtagCCCACAACTGTTAAACATCTGAGGTGGTGTGGTAATAATGTGGGGAATAATGTGTGTCTAATAATATGTCTGTCTATTTGTTCAGAGTTACCTGTTCCAGTTGCTCCAGGGATTGGCCTTCTGTCACTCCCATCGGGTTCTTCACAGGGATCTCAAACCCCAGAATCTCCTGATCAATGCTCAGGGCGAGATCAAACTGGCTGACTTTGGTTTGGCCAGAGCATTTGGTGTACCTGTACGGACTTATACACATGAGGTGAGAGGCAGAAACATTGCTCTAGAGTTTTAAAGGATATGCTCAGTATGTTTTAATCCTAAATCAGGTGGAATCATATAATGCATAACAAGGAGTTTGCTACAGTTGAAACCTCTTTTCAGGTGTTCACTGGgaattagagctgcacaattctggataaattgagaatcacaatcacgattctcccacgattctgaatagacaactaaacaaaataatgttaattgctgcagtctatttaaaaaatattgaattactttgaatttttttatttattttttttaattcgttttgaattattaatgactcaatgactcgctcataaagacttcacttgtttcattactggatgaatcagtgtgtttgaacaaatttcttgaatgaatgattcaatgacaaatacctTTTTAACAGTAGCTGCATTTAAATGGACACTAATAATCTGATTGAAATCAGACTAGTAGCAAAGTCgaaataaaaaaagtcacacgTAACCATGTCAATTGGAATGAATTGGCCCAatccaattaaaatttcattcgGGTTGTAAGGGGTAGTATAAACTAGAGGTGCACCGAtcctaaatttctctgccgataccgatagccgattattcataATGATATCGGCTGATGCCGATACcaatagtttggtttttcttaaggaaaaaaaatctctccaaAATAATGTTGCagactatacagggaaccctctcatttggtacactacaatattttatttaatattctacagaattttattttttatttttttatttttgctttctcTGGCAGTGctaaatcaaacatagcctgaatgtctgaagataaaactagctctttagaccttttacaacaagtgtcagttgcttttaacatcaggagataacatgaagttattattaaagagatatggtctctttcctgctcgtgtcccacattcctctcaaagcgcagagcggctatatgacgcatctttgtgtggaaattaaaaaacgaatgtttttttgtaagtaatatttaactttattatttaggttaccattatttactgatatttatttaatagttttacaggctgtagtgtgtcgtttcattgacggaatagctaaaataaacacacatctattacaaaatggatgtttgagcatttgtttatttatttttttatatttcaaaatttatttcatttcacaaacatacacacacacgcgctccaaatatttatatgcatgattaccatcatatttaatgttttttttaaaaaaaggctagttaaataaaatagtaaataacatattttcctgtggtaccgaaattggtaccgagaaccgtacAATTTtaatggtattggtaccgactactggaattttggtaccgtgactaCACTACTCgggtcgttccacacccgtaagaccttcctgtgtgccaaaacaaaaataactttattcaacaatatcgtctcttctgtgtcattctcttatgctgtttacgttcagcgcttcaaggttctacatcagagcgctgactcattattggccgacgctgttgacgtgagcagcacgacgcataaGTGTGATGTTGACGCaagagccagccaataatgagtctaAACTGTCTAAACAGTGGAGCTTTTGTTCACTATTAATAAATATGAGGAGTTTATTGATTATCTTAGTGCCTTTCTCAATTCTCATTATTTCTTGTCTGACCAGCACTAAATCAACAAGCGTTATCATATCAAGCCCAAAAAATAGAATAGATACTTACTGCTTCACAAAATAAGGTCCTgtgaccttaaaaaaaaaaaaaaaaaaaaaaacttaaaatggaGACTCTCTATCTCTACTTTTTAAAGACAATTCAGAACACAACATAagattaaattataatatgaaaaaaataagttaatcTATGTAACATTTATGTTTGCTTGTTTGAAACAACTATTGTAACATACTATTAAGGAATCAAATTATATTCTTAGATCCTTCATGACACTCTTGTCCTGtgcaaatataaaattattaatgaatTGCTATTGTTATTATCTAACTTTGCATGTGTGGGTGACCATGTACCATCAGAGACCCAGGACAAACCCTGTGTTCTGCACAACTGATCTGTAACTGCCTTAATTTGATTCTTTTTCATAGGTGGTAACTTTGTGGTACAGAGCTCCAGAGATTCTCCTGGGATGTAAATATTATTCTACAGCTGTTGACATCTGGAGTTTGGGCTGCATCTTTGCTGAAAtggtattattatttgttttatgtacACATCTTATCATCTTGCTTTTATTGATGGCTTAAGATGTTTATTTACTGTCTGGCTTTTCATACCAGATTACTCGGAGGGCATTGTTTCCTGGAGACTCTGAAATAGACCAGCTCTTCCGAATATTTCGAACACTGGGCACTCCGGATGAATCTATATGGCCTGGAGTCACCTCAATGCCAGACTACAAACCCTCCTTTCCCAAGTGGGCACGACAGGACCTGTCTAAAGTGGTGCCTCCTCTGGATGATGATGGCCGAGACCTCCTTGCGGTAAGAGAGCAACAAAGTTTATCTAGTATCACAGCCTGACTGGGGTTGGTGAAGCTGCTTTGTTGTTAACATTTATTGAGCTGCTTGTAGTTTGGCAGGATGCAATCAAGCACTACACTacagcaaaaactactagcctaattaatgtcaatttaaaatattattaaagacaagtaaacagtaataaaataagaacaaataatccaATTACAAATAGcacaaatacaacagaacaaagatacaaatgaaataaacaagtGTTTTTCAGGTACATGTTttagtaatcaaatgtaaaaataacacagtatataatcttcactgtataaattaaatatagattattCTTTATTAAAGTTACCAAAGTCATGCATGTAACAGACCATTTGCGCCGTGCAcacagtaaaattaaatatggttTGTCCACGTTCAATGTGCATGTACTTTGAAGTCTGTATTTATTTGGATATGgtatttttctttaaagaatGTATTTAGTAAATTTATGTATACATTTAATAGCTTTAAGGATTATGACTTATATTTGGAATGTATATTTTTGATGTCTATGGCTTTTCCCCATacattgaatatattttgtatatttttgatttatgaCTTGTTTTTTTCAATTGACTTCAATACACAGAAGAAGAATAATGGTTAAAGGaatagtccactttcaaataaaattttcctgataatttactcacccccatgtcatccaagatgtccatgtccttctttctgcagtcgaaaagaaattaaggtttttaaagaaaacattccaggattattctccttatagtggacttcaatggtctccaaacggttgaaggtcaaaattacagtttcagtgcagcttcaaagggctttaaacgataccagacgaggaataagggtcttacctagcaaaacgatcggtcattttcttaaaaaaaaaaaagaaaagaaaatgtatatgctttatagacacacatgatcgcatcacaagtgcttccaccagaacgcgattccgtattcttcaaaaagcttacgctaaatgtcctacacctattaaacttacagaaaaaacggaactggcgccgcgttcctTCCGTAAGTtgatatgtattttatttcgaAAAATAGAActgtgcagtgttattttatatttgattgcagtttctgtacctgaactgttcagatttatttatatgtGCTATTgctaatttgtatttttgttctcattttattattactgtctacttgtctttaataatgtttgaaatgtaTATTAGTCCAGTTGTTTGTGCTgtggtatttttgttaaaaccatAGGaaaatgttagtgttttttaggctgctgatttttgttcatgGAAATCGGCTGCAACAAAACCTTTTGCCAAAAGACACAgaataaatatgtttgatataaatgtttgactaaatgtttttactttacTGGAATCGATAAGAATCAGAATCGGTAAGCAGAATCGGAATCGCTAGGTGACCCGATCACCCTTACCCCCTGCCATCCTTATTTTTAACCAAGCAATTGAATTTTAAACGTCGACCCATATTCCAGAATTTTTGTCTATTTGATTTGAATATTTCcagtttttaactttttttttttttttttttttttttacagcaaatGATGATCTATGATCCTAACAAGAGGATCTCAGCAAAAAACGCCCTTGTTCATCGGTTCTTCCGTGACGTCACCATGCCAGTGCCTCCCTTACGCCTGTAAGGGCACCAGTACTTCAGCACCAATGGACTGAATGCTGGGTCACTTTTTCTGAGAACTATTTCCCAGCTGTTcgaaaattcagttttataaTCTGATCAGTTGTACCTTTTCTCAATGTCTTTCTGGTTTATTTTAATCTGAAGTTTATCCACTGCACCTTTGCATTTCACTGGAAAACGTTTGTGCTAATAGTAacaatttcattaaaattaccTGGAAGATTTTTCATAGGCGAGATGTGGTGTTTCCTCATCCTCGTAGTTTGGAGATGACATTCCAGTGCCAGTGGCCAATATAACGTGTGAAATTGTATTATTCATGAATGCAATATGTACATATCACATTGAATGCTCTGTACCAGCCTTTTTTAAAGATTATATTCttctattaattattttaaaactgattTCTTTTGATAGTTTCATAAAACATATGTCTCTGCAACTTCAATTAAACTCATGTTAcatcttatttacattgtgttacATATTGTTTCCACATTCTGTTCcctgaactaactttttcaACAGGCAAATTATAAAGGTGAAATATAAAAGGATCTGGTCatagtattatattttaagatctcTTTATTGAAGCACCATTTAAACAGCAATAAACATAATGGAATAAACCACAaagaagttttatttaaagcatCATTTAAAATGGGGTTTCTTCTCTGTGTAAAATGCTAGTTAGATAAGTTTAATACAAGTCAGGTATTACTTTGGAGAACTCaatagatattttttgataGTCAATGTAAGGAAATTGATATTGatcaaactgtaaaataaatttagTGAGGTTGTTCATCCAATGTGAAATCTATatgtttcatttgaagtttcggttacactttacaataaggttcattagttaaacattagttaatgtattagctaacatgaactaacaatgagcagtaCATTTgctactgtatttactaatcttcattaacgttagttaatgaaaatacagttgttcattgtttgttcatgttagttcacagtgcattaactaatgttaacaagattttaataatgtattagtaaatgttgaaattaacaaagattaaaaaatgctgtataagtgcagttcattattaattcatgATAACTAATgtatttaactaatgaaccttattgtaaagtgttaccaaaatttcttttttgtgtttcttGTTTAAGCTTTACCTTTGCAGTACTGCCTATAATACCAGGAGAATACCATCtttgatgttttaaatttaagattattttaagCTTGAAGCTTGCAATGCATGTAAATAAGTGTACTTAACACTGGTTTGTCAGTGCTGCGTTTGCAATGAAGTATATGCATAACAAACACAACAATCCTTAAAAATTGCTTTTGAGAAGAGGCCTTGCACAATCCAAATGAAGCTGGTT
It includes:
- the cdk2 gene encoding cyclin-dependent kinase 2 encodes the protein MESFQKVEKIGEGTYGVVYKAKNKITGETVALKKIRLDTETEGVPSTAIREISLLKELNHPNIVKLRDVIHTENKLYLVFEFLHQDLKRFMDSSSVSGISLPLVKSYLFQLLQGLAFCHSHRVLHRDLKPQNLLINAQGEIKLADFGLARAFGVPVRTYTHEVVTLWYRAPEILLGCKYYSTAVDIWSLGCIFAEMITRRALFPGDSEIDQLFRIFRTLGTPDESIWPGVTSMPDYKPSFPKWARQDLSKVVPPLDDDGRDLLAQMMIYDPNKRISAKNALVHRFFRDVTMPVPPLRL